The genomic stretch CGCGTGGTCCGCCGCGAGTACCGCTACGACTTATTCCGTCAAGCGCGCCACCGTCAGCGGCGGACCTTACACCGTCATCGGCACGAATTTGACGACGACCACCTATCTCGACACCCGCCTCAGCACCGGTTCGACCTACTATTATAAAGTCAGCGCCTTAAACTTCGTCGGCGAAGGCGCGGACTCTTCTGAAGTCGGCGCGACTTTATTTCCGGAGCCAGACTCCGCCATTTACCCGGTGGAGGATCCGAGCCATGCCTCATACGGCGGCGGTTCGACACTCGACAGCAACAACATCGGCTTCAATGGCACTGGATTCATTAACTTCCCCGTGACGGGCGGGTTCCTCCAGTTCGTCAACGTCGGGGGCGGCGGCGGTGGCAATGCGTTGCTCTCGATTCGCTACGCCCTGCCCACAGGCACGCGCACCGGGCTCCTGATCGTCAACGGCGTGAGCCAGGCCATCACGTTCGACTTCACCGGCTCATGGACCACCTGGCAGACCAAAACCGTCAACGTGACGCTCACCGGCGGCGCGACCAATACCATCCGCTTCGAAAGCAACGGGCAGGACCTCGCGAACATTGATGAGATCAGAGTCGCGCCCACGCCGTCCGCTCCCGCGAGCCTGGCCGCCACCGGCGGCAGCGGCCAGATCGAGCTGGCGTGGACGCCCGTCGCGGGGGCGAGCGCCTACCTCGTGAAACGATCCGACACCAGCGGCTCCGGCTTCACCACCATCGCCACGCCCGCCGCGGCCACGTTTACCGACATCGGACTTGGCGATGCCGTGACCTGCTACTACGTCGTCTGCGCCGTGAACGCCAGCGGCACCGGTCCGGCCACCACCGAGGCCCCGGCCACGACCTACACCTCCGTCGAGAACTGGCGTCTCGCGCATTTCGGCGTCGTTGGCGACACCGGCACCGCCGCTCCCACCGCGGACCCGGACGGCGACGGCTGGCTAAACGCTCAGGAGTTCATCGCGGGCACCGATCCGGGCGACCCCGCCAGCCTGTTGAAAGTCAGCGAAATGGCGCCAAGCGGGGAGGACATGTTGGTGAGTTTCCCATCGGTCGGTGGCATCACCTACCGCCTCGAATGCTCCGCCACGATGGAAAGCGGTTCATGGACCATCGTGGAGGACGACATTACGGGCACGGGCGAAATCATCCAAATCACCGACCCGGGCGGAGCCGCGCAGCCCCAGCGTTTTTACCGCATCGTGGTGCCTTGATGGGGTTGCGATTGCCAACATCCCACCGATCCTAGGACCCATGTTCAATCTTCGCCCGCAGGTCCTGCGGAGGTGACGGACCTCCGCGTCGAGTAGTGGCGTGGACCGCTGGGGCTAGGCGAGCAGCAACCGCGCCTCGGCTGGACCGGAATTTTCAGTTCTCGGGGGCTGTCCGCCCTCAGTCGGTTGGCGACGCGACTGGTCGATGCGCTTTCTGAGCCGGTAATTTGTCGATGTAACTGGGGATCTGAAATTGCACGGCTTTCGATTGGCGGGCAAACTCCGCCTCCAGTTCCATCCTCAATGATTGATTGCCGACCAAATTGGTGGTTTCGAAAGGGTCCAACTTCAGATCGAACAACTAATGGTGTTTTCCGCCAGCCCGAGTTCATCTAGCGCGGCCAGCAGACGACCTGGATTCTCATCCGCACCGGCCACGCAGCGGAAATAATCCAGGTGGGAATCAGGTTTCAAGGGATCCTGTTTTCTCGCCTTCCCTGAACCTTGCTCATCCGTCAAATACGGAGGTGTGAATTGCTCATTGAAAGCGGGACGGCAGCGTTCTCCGGCAAAAGCTTCTCTTAGTCGCGCTGGTGGCAAGCAGACAGCGTGCGGCGACTTGAAACCCACCGTCAGCAAGAACGGCCGGCTGCGGTTAATGCGCATGTATGATATCGCAAAATCAGTCGCCACGTCATCCACCCAGCCTGTGGTTGGTTCTTCAACGCCATTGATTTCAAACGGGCAGTCAATGTAAGTTCCATGCTGAATGTAGCAGGCGGAATAATCAAATCCCGGCCGCTGTCCGCTCTACTGCCCCATTTGCCACTTACTTACGTAGGCGGTTCCATACCCTGCCGCGCGCAGCAGGGTGGCGTAGGTGACGCTGTCTGCGGGAAACTCCGTGTGGTTGTTGGCCACGCCGTTGAGATGATTGTAGCGGCCCGTCAACATGACGGCCGGCTCGGTGAACAGAGCGAACTCGTGACAAAGGCGTTGCGGAATCGAACCCCCTCGGCCGCTAGGCGGTCTGTATATGGCCTTTCTAACCAGGGAAATCTCGCCTGTTCGCCTTGTTCGCGTTGCACCACTCCCATCGCATCGTATCAATGGTCGTCGGTGCAAATGAAGAGAATGTTGGGTTTGCCTCCTGTTACCACCGGCACGGCGGCGTGGATTTGAGCGGCCAGCACAGGAAGGATTAGGACGATGGAAAGCCTAGGCCTCATAGGAAATATCCGGTGGTGCGGCCACTGGCCGGAAATGCCAGCCGCCGCGGAGAAACCCATTACTCCGCGACGGCTGACGATATCCCGCTGGGAAACGTTTTACTTCTCTGCTTGAAGGCGGCCGAAGAGCTTGGTGTTGGCACCCTTCGCCACGGTAACAGTGACAGTCTGCGTGTTCGGGCTTCCTCCGGTCGGCGTGCCGATCACGACTCCGGCAGCCGGCGTGCCCGGGGAGATGTTGAGCGAGGTCCAAACGTCCAGATTGGTGCCGTATTGGAACGTCTGGGTGGTGTCCGGAGCGGAATCCACAAGGCGGGTGAAGGTGAACACGAAGTTCATGCCGGATGCGTTCAAGGTGGGAAGGATCTCGGCAGGAGACTGCGCGTTCAGCGGATCACCGTTGAGGACATATTCAAGGAGGTTGGCGATGCCGTTATGGTTCGGATCGTCCAGTTCGTCGCTGTTCGTGCCGTCGAGGCCCTTGTCCAACGCCCAGGAGTCGTAGCCAGAGGCGCTGGTTTGCACCAAGGCGATTTGGGTTCCTCCATTATAGCCGTAGTCGATGTCATAACCGACAGGCACTCCGCTTTCCGAGGCAAATTCGGCGCCTTCCAGCGACGTGTAGTCCGCCAGAACGTACGCCCCGTCATCTAGGGTAGCGGTAGGACTGATGACAACCACGGCGCCGTCGATATCCAAGGCGGCCGCCTGAATCCTGCCACTGGAGCCGGATGCGGACGGGTCCACGTTGAAGGTGACCGGCTGGTCTCCTGCCATCACGAACGATTGGTCAGAGGTGTTGAGCACCGCACCCGCCCCGATGGTGATGCTGGCGCTTTCGGCGACGGAGCCCGTTGCGCCGAGAGACAGGGTGCCGCCGGTGATGGTAGTCGCACCGGTGTAGGTGTTGGTCCCGGTGAGGACCTGAGTGTAGGCGCCGCCTTTGGTGAAGAGCACTTGCCGCGTTCCGTCCTGCATCACCCCGGCAAAGGTCGTCATTCCCGAAGTGCCGCTGGTCACAATCCTGCCGGAATTGATGCCGGAGGTGGATAACACGGTGGACGTCGTGGTGATGATTCCCGTGGATGCGCCGCTCAGGGTTCTGATCGTTTCGTTGCGCGGACGCGCGGCGCCGGCATTGGTATCGTTATTCAGATCGAACGTTCCGTTGACGCTCACGTCCGCGGAATCGTTGATCTGATTGTTAGTCCGACCCAATGAGAGGGTAGCCCCCGGGTTGACCGTGACCGCGCCGGTGATCGGAGTGGCGGAGGTGGACGCGAGATTGAGAATTCCCTCCGCGACCGTGACGGTTCCCACGTAGCCGTTGGCCGACTCCCAGGACAAGATTCCCGGTCCGACCTTGCTCAACGAGACGGGACTGCCAACCGTGCCGCCGGTGATGTTATTGACGATGTTTCCAGCGCTCGTCCTCGTCGATCCGAAGGCGGCCGAGTCTCCGTTGGCGATCGTCACAGAACCGGCGGTGAAGCGTGAATTGGCTCCGGTGGAACCCAGGTTGAGGGCACCCACGCCGCCCACGCCCGCTCCGCTGATCGTAAGGTTGCCAGTGTAACTGCTGGCTCCGTTATCCACCAAGAGCGTCGCGCCGTTGGCGACGGTTACTCCGGATGAGGCACCCAGCGCGGCAATATTTGTCAGAGACAGCGTGCCCGCGTTCACGAGCGTCGCCCCGGTGTAGAGATTCGTCCCGCCCAGAACCTGTGTGCCCAAGCCCGACTTCGTCAGCCCGAACGAGTTGCCGGAAACCGAGGCGAAGGTGCCCGAGAGGGCGGTGGCCCCACCGAGAATGCCGCTGAAGGTGGTCGATACGCCGCTGGCTTGGTTGACGGTCAGCACCGGAGTGCCGCCGCCGGTGTTGACCACCGCCGCATTGCCTGCGGTGCCGGCCGAGATCAGGCCGGCGAGGGTCTGATTCTGACCGCCGAGGTTCAATTGCGCGAGGTTTGTGCCCGAGCCGGAGATCGTCACCGTGGTCGTCGTCGGCAAACGGTCCGCTCCGCCCGAAAGTAGGATCGTCGCGCCGGAGTTGGTCGCCGTGATGCCAGTGCTGCCAGCATAGGTATTCGCGTTGGAAAGGGTCAGAAAGTGCGAGTTCTGCGCGCCGCTGGCCGAGAAGGTCAGGTTGCCCGTGCCGCTGATGACTCCGGACAAGGCCAACGTGGCGCGAATGGGTGTGACCGAGATCGTGTTGCTGCCGGTGAGCTTGATATCGCCGGGCAGATTGTATTTACCGTAGTTCGAGCTGGTAACGGTCAGGCTGGTGCCGCCGTTGAGATTGAGAGCGAAGTTGTTGAGGTTGACGGTGAGTTGGGTCGCTGGGGTGCTGCCGCTGGCGGTGTTGGTCAGGTTCAACACGGAACCATTCGCCACGTTGACTGTCGCGCCGGTCGGAATGGCGTTGTTCGTCCCGGTGCCACTTGCCACGACGGAGGTTTGCAGGCGAAGAGTGCCGCTGTTGACGTTGAACGCTCCGCTGAGCGTGTTAGTGCCCGAGAGGGTCAGTGTCCCCGTGCCGCTCTTGGTCAGGCCTGCGGAACCAGTGAGAATCGCGCTGACCACCCCAGTGACCCCGCTGTTCACCGTCACGATCGCCTCGTTGCTGCCGAATGCCAGGGCACCCGTGCCCGCTCCGGTGATATTCGTGGTGCCCGTCGTGCCGCCGAAGAGTACGGAACCACTTGCGTTTGTCAAAGTGACGTCAGTGATTGACAGAGTGGGCGTCCCAGACAGCACTAAGGAATTGACGGAATCGTTCGTCGCCGCCGTGTTGGCGGTAATGTAAGTATTGTTGCCGGCAATTGTGGCGTTGAGCGTGAATTCGTCCTCCAGGTTCAGGGGCCGCAGGCCCGTGGTTGAGTTGTGGGTGAGGAAGGTGTTGACGACACCCGTGATGACGCCCGCTCCGCCGGTGGCCGCCGTCACGTCTCCGACCAGGAAGGGGACGATCGCGGTGTCCTTGGCCGCGCCGTTGATGCCGGTGCTGAAGGCTGCCGTGGTACCCACCAAGGTTGGCGGCGAGGTGACAATGATGCGGGGAATGTCGCTCGTGGAATCGGTGCCCAGTTCGGTGCCATTGACCAGCGGCACCACGCCGCCCGCGCTGCGCGTCAGGCTCGCCATGGTCAGGGTTGAGGAGTTTGTCACCGTGCCAGTCATGCCGATCCGGGCTTGGCCACTGCTTGCGGCAGTCCCGAGCGTGAGCGCGCCCACCGTTTCCATCGTAGCGCCGAATTCATTGCCGATGAAATTGAGGAAAGCTCCGCCGTTGAGCGCGATGGCCTGGGTGTTCGGGATGCGGTCGGTGTTGATGTCGATCGAATTGTCCAAGCGGAATTCGCCCGCATTGAGGGTAATGGGCGTTGCTGATGAACCGCTCAGATTATTGCCGGCGCCGGACAGCACCAGAGAGCCGGCACTCAGCGTCGTCGCCCCCGTATATGTGTTCGTCCCCGACAAGGTCGCCGTGCCCGAGCCGATCTTGGTGATGCCGAGCGAGCCTACCGAGTTCTGGATCGTTCCGGAATAGGTCGCGCTGCCATTGTTTGATCCCAAGGTCAGGACGGCGGCTCCCGCTGCCGTGTTGTCCACAGTGCCGGTGGCCCCCGTGAGATTGTTGATCGTCTCGCTCGTTCCGTTGAGATCGAAGATGCCTCCATTGATGGTGACGGTGCCGTTGTTGAAGATCTGGTCGCCTCCGGTTCCGGCGAGTTTCGCCACGGCTCCGTCGCTGATGGTGACGCCAGTCGTGCCGACGACATGCACGCTTGCCGTGCTGTCTTTCGCCAGGATCGCGGTGGCCCCTGGCTCGACGACCATGGAGAAGGCGCTGTTGTCGTCGGTGCCTCCGAACGTCACCGTTCCGGAGCCGGTGATGGGCACCGAGGCGCCGGTCAGTTTGGCGTTGATGGTGGTGGAGGTGCCCGTATCGCCGGTCTCGATCAATTTGTTGCCACCGATGGTGACGACTTGGCCGCCACCGCGCTCGATGGTGTAGCCGCTGGTCGAGAAGATGAGGGCATCGACGTTAATGGCGGCGCCGATGGTGACGGTTCCGGCGGTTCCTGAGAAGAGCGCGGAGTTGGGAGTTGTCGCATTGTTGATCCAAGCGACGTCGGCCACTCCATCGTCCCAAACGGTGCTTGTGGTGTCCCAGGTGCCGGTTGAGCCAAGGGTTCCGTTATTGAACAGGCCATCCGCATCCCAAGTCAAGGTATCGGCGTGAAGACTCGCGGTCGCGACGAAAGTCGCTAGTGAGGCGGTGAAGAAGTGGCCGGAAGGGCGCGAAGAGTTTTTACGGGGTTTCATGGTGGGTTCTTTGTAGAAGTGAGGCCGAGGATGTTGACGTTGAACGATGGATTGATGGATCTCGGAATGGTCTGAACGAACGATGTTCCGATTCACTTAACGGATGTCTCGTTCGACAGGAGCCTCGCCGCTAATTGGGTTGTAGCGGGATTCGATGCGGGTTTTTGAGGCAGGCCTCCGTGAAGATAGCAGCGTCGGAGGTTACGAACATCCCGTGTTCACGGGAATCCGGCAGGTATTTCGAGCGGCAAGGCCAAGAGCGTCTCGAATCCCGAGAGGGGTGCCCGGGTCCGGATTGCGGCGCCCCACGCCGCTCACGGTTCGTAGCGCACGCGGAAGAAGGCGGCTTCCCCGACGAACGGGAAGCTTGCTTCGTAGGTGGCGGCGTTTCCGAGGTCCTGTAACAGCTCGATGCTGG from Luteolibacter arcticus encodes the following:
- a CDS encoding sulfatase-like hydrolase/transferase produces the protein MLTGRYNHLNGVANNHTEFPADSVTYATLLRAAGYGTAYVSKWQMGQ
- a CDS encoding beta strand repeat-containing protein gives rise to the protein MKPRKNSSRPSGHFFTASLATFVATASLHADTLTWDADGLFNNGTLGSTGTWDTTSTVWDDGVADVAWINNATTPNSALFSGTAGTVTIGAAINVDALIFSTSGYTIERGGGQVVTIGGNKLIETGDTGTSTTINAKLTGASVPITGSGTVTFGGTDDNSAFSMVVEPGATAILAKDSTASVHVVGTTGVTISDGAVAKLAGTGGDQIFNNGTVTINGGIFDLNGTSETINNLTGATGTVDNTAAGAAVLTLGSNNGSATYSGTIQNSVGSLGITKIGSGTATLSGTNTYTGATTLSAGSLVLSGAGNNLSGSSATPITLNAGEFRLDNSIDINTDRIPNTQAIALNGGAFLNFIGNEFGATMETVGALTLGTAASSGQARIGMTGTVTNSSTLTMASLTRSAGGVVPLVNGTELGTDSTSDIPRIIVTSPPTLVGTTAAFSTGINGAAKDTAIVPFLVGDVTAATGGAGVITGVVNTFLTHNSTTGLRPLNLEDEFTLNATIAGNNTYITANTAATNDSVNSLVLSGTPTLSITDVTLTNASGSVLFGGTTGTTNITGAGTGALAFGSNEAIVTVNSGVTGVVSAILTGSAGLTKSGTGTLTLSGTNTLSGAFNVNSGTLRLQTSVVASGTGTNNAIPTGATVNVANGSVLNLTNTASGSTPATQLTVNLNNFALNLNGGTSLTVTSSNYGKYNLPGDIKLTGSNTISVTPIRATLALSGVISGTGNLTFSASGAQNSHFLTLSNANTYAGSTGITATNSGATILLSGGADRLPTTTTVTISGSGTNLAQLNLGGQNQTLAGLISAGTAGNAAVVNTGGGTPVLTVNQASGVSTTFSGILGGATALSGTFASVSGNSFGLTKSGLGTQVLGGTNLYTGATLVNAGTLSLTNIAALGASSGVTVANGATLLVDNGASSYTGNLTISGAGVGGVGALNLGSTGANSRFTAGSVTIANGDSAAFGSTRTSAGNIVNNITGGTVGSPVSLSKVGPGILSWESANGYVGTVTVAEGILNLASTSATPITGAVTVNPGATLSLGRTNNQINDSADVSVNGTFDLNNDTNAGAARPRNETIRTLSGASTGIITTTSTVLSTSGINSGRIVTSGTSGMTTFAGVMQDGTRQVLFTKGGAYTQVLTGTNTYTGATTITGGTLSLGATGSVAESASITIGAGAVLNTSDQSFVMAGDQPVTFNVDPSASGSSGRIQAAALDIDGAVVVISPTATLDDGAYVLADYTSLEGAEFASESGVPVGYDIDYGYNGGTQIALVQTSASGYDSWALDKGLDGTNSDELDDPNHNGIANLLEYVLNGDPLNAQSPAEILPTLNASGMNFVFTFTRLVDSAPDTTQTFQYGTNLDVWTSLNISPGTPAAGVVIGTPTGGSPNTQTVTVTVAKGANTKLFGRLQAEK